DNA sequence from the Nitrospirota bacterium genome:
GGCGGTTATAGATGCCGGTGAGGGGGTCCGTTATGGACAGCTGCTTAAGCTCTTCAGTCTGTTTATACAGGAGGCTCCGTTCAATGGCGATCGCGGCGTTGCTTACAAAAGATTGCAGCAACTTCAGGTCTTCATCAGTAAAGGCGTCGCCCCGGATCTTGTCCGATACATTGATAACGCCTGTCACCCTGTCTTCGATCTTTATCATTATGCTGATAAAGGACTTGGTCTTGTAATGTGACCTGTTTTCCCGCTTGACCCTCGGGTCTTTCTCTATATCCTCGACAAGGAGGGGTTCGCCGCTCTCAATGACCTTTCCCGCTATGCTTTCTTCTTTTTTGAGCCGCATCTTCTCCTGCACGGCATCGTCAGCTCCCTTTCTGGCCTCTACCACCAACTCGGACGTATCGTGGTCAAGGAGCATGACCGAGCCTTGTTCCGCGTGAAGGTATTGCAGGGTCTTCTCAAGCAATGTGTTGAAGAGCCTCTCTTTGCCTAAAACTGCCGCTATGGAATTTGAAAAGTCCGCGATATACGCGAGCTTCTCGTCAGACCTTTTCATTTTAGTGATCGAAAAACGCAAGTTGTGATTTTCAAGATTCAACTGCAGGTAATCCCTGAAGGCGTTCATTATCTTCAAATCCTCACGGGACAGACTTCGATCGAAAATGCCGATGATTTTTTCAATAGTATCTCCGATGAAAATCGGGAAGAAAAGGAATGAAGATGTTTTTTTGAGCGGCTCTCCCGCTATGTGTTTTTCTGTGCCGCCGGAAAAAACGAAGGTCCTGGTATTAAACATGTTATGCACAAGCGGGCTTTTTGCGTCAAGCTGAAATCCTGCGAGATCATCTTTATATGTCCCGGTACTGTAGGTGCTTTTATAAATAAACTCCGAATGATCAAGCACCATTATGGTTGCTGAGGTTTTACCCAGGACAAACTCGATGGTGTCTAAAATATATCTGTGCAGCAGGTCCGGGTTCTTGGATAGTGTCGCAAATGTATGACTGTCAAAAAGCGATGTCATGCGGAGGAGCTTTTCCTCGACG
Encoded proteins:
- a CDS encoding diguanylate cyclase, whose amino-acid sequence is MPDYIKKDNMTFSELLLSKEWSEYFSNLSKTLNFEFHFYDEDGINLFSIGENKFCKFIESAKVDSLSCSDSCIKLMFESLKAKSPSTYKCPAGIMNFSFPVERFDEKIYIRGIGGFASYDAFLDFLRSTRETVLPPLPATMPLNFIEEDSVSAIANYVYLTVNKLLNTFDEKYRVEEKLLRMTSLFDSHTFATLSKNPDLLHRYILDTIEFVLGKTSATIMVLDHSEFIYKSTYSTGTYKDDLAGFQLDAKSPLVHNMFNTRTFVFSGGTEKHIAGEPLKKTSSFLFFPIFIGDTIEKIIGIFDRSLSREDLKIMNAFRDYLQLNLENHNLRFSITKMKRSDEKLAYIADFSNSIAAVLGKERLFNTLLEKTLQYLHAEQGSVMLLDHDTSELVVEARKGADDAVQEKMRLKKEESIAGKVIESGEPLLVEDIEKDPRVKRENRSHYKTKSFISIMIKIEDRVTGVINVSDKIRGDAFTDEDLKLLQSFVSNAAIAIERSLLYKQTEELKQLSITDPLTGIYNRRYLNTRLSEEITRYNRYKHPFSFMMLDMDKFKEYNDTFGHILGDKLIKALATIMEKSLRNVDIAARFGGDEFVAIFPQTTKTDAIHITHRLKEKIDKALHQETLEIPVTVSMGLTTYPDDASSIGELLEKTDQALYLAKRGGGDKVVYL